From Pseudanabaena sp. PCC 6802, one genomic window encodes:
- the secD gene encoding protein translocase subunit SecD: MGKQSRLLTIILALVLASVYWIATHPPRLGLDLRGGALITLQAEPNPKRGINQITPKNLEAAKFVVEQRINGLGVSEASVQISGDDRLLVQLPGVNDTAQAEKVIGTTAQLEFRQQKPGTEGEFLVRRQESQNLQIQQSVLGSLDRDAIAKKRAELEQAGDKEALTKFDEDFQKREEAIAKIAAEVKKNRENIENLFASTGLTGERLKDAFATPTDQTQSSWDVSLAFDERGGELFAKMTGELGGTGRSIGIFLDDKLISSPIVPVEFQGKGITGGGGRIEMRTTIQEATTLALQLRAGALPVPVKIVENYTVGATLGADSVQSSIYAGVGGLLLVLVFMVAYYRVPGMVADIALIVYSIITFALFSLLGVTLTLPGIAGYILSIGIAVDANVLIFERTREELLAGRTLYKSVEAGFNRAWASILDSNITTLISCAALFWLGSGLVKGFAVTLAVGVAVSMFTAITCSRALLLAVISNPDFRKPELYGVKAFGKSTAQLQDKSREIADKADKADKNDETKGVTP; encoded by the coding sequence ATGGGTAAACAAAGCCGACTGCTCACCATAATTCTGGCACTCGTACTTGCCTCTGTCTACTGGATTGCCACCCACCCGCCCCGTTTGGGCTTAGACCTGCGCGGGGGGGCGCTGATTACCCTACAGGCAGAACCTAACCCCAAGCGGGGCATTAACCAGATTACGCCCAAAAACCTGGAAGCTGCTAAGTTTGTAGTCGAACAACGCATTAACGGTTTAGGGGTATCAGAGGCATCGGTGCAGATTAGCGGTGACGATCGCTTGCTAGTGCAACTACCGGGAGTTAATGACACGGCTCAGGCAGAAAAGGTGATTGGCACAACGGCGCAGCTAGAATTCCGCCAGCAAAAACCAGGAACTGAGGGTGAATTTCTAGTCAGGCGACAGGAAAGTCAGAATCTCCAAATTCAACAGTCGGTACTTGGCTCGCTCGATCGAGATGCGATCGCGAAGAAAAGAGCGGAGTTGGAACAAGCTGGAGATAAAGAAGCACTAACTAAATTCGATGAGGATTTCCAAAAGAGAGAAGAAGCGATCGCCAAAATCGCTGCTGAAGTCAAAAAGAATAGAGAAAACATTGAGAACTTATTTGCTTCCACAGGGCTGACAGGGGAACGCCTCAAGGATGCATTCGCTACACCCACAGATCAAACTCAATCTAGTTGGGATGTCAGCCTGGCATTTGACGAGCGCGGTGGCGAGTTATTTGCCAAAATGACTGGGGAACTTGGCGGTACAGGTCGCAGCATTGGTATATTCCTGGATGATAAACTGATTAGTTCTCCAATCGTCCCAGTGGAATTTCAAGGCAAAGGCATTACCGGTGGTGGCGGCAGGATCGAAATGAGAACCACCATTCAAGAGGCAACTACCTTAGCACTGCAACTGCGAGCAGGAGCCTTACCCGTACCAGTCAAGATTGTGGAAAACTATACAGTGGGAGCTACGCTGGGTGCTGATAGCGTGCAGAGCAGTATCTATGCTGGTGTAGGCGGGTTGCTTCTGGTGTTGGTGTTTATGGTCGCCTATTACCGCGTTCCAGGCATGGTGGCAGACATTGCCTTGATCGTGTACTCGATTATCACTTTCGCCCTGTTCAGTCTATTAGGCGTAACCCTCACTCTACCAGGCATCGCTGGCTATATTCTCAGTATTGGGATTGCGGTCGATGCCAACGTGCTGATTTTCGAGCGCACGCGCGAGGAATTACTAGCGGGTAGAACGCTCTACAAGTCTGTAGAAGCAGGATTTAACCGTGCTTGGGCAAGTATTTTGGATAGCAACATCACAACCCTCATCTCTTGTGCTGCCCTATTCTGGTTGGGTTCAGGTCTGGTCAAGGGTTTTGCGGTTACCTTAGCAGTTGGCGTGGCAGTGAGCATGTTCACTGCAATTACCTGCAGCCGCGCTCTTCTACTGGCGGTAATCAGCAATCCCGATTTCCGCAAACCAGAATTGTACGGCGTGAAGGCTTTTGGCAAATCCACCGCACAGCTTCAGGATAAGTCTAGAGAAATCGCAGACAAGGCAGATAAGGCAGATAAGAATGATGAAACGAAGGGAGTCACGCCATGA
- a CDS encoding 4-hydroxybenzoate solanesyltransferase yields the protein MTTAEPAYSESTFSQIVRLLRWHKPAGRLILAIPALWSLVLAARTQSQLPPLDLLAVVIVGSLATSAAGCVINDLWDRDIDVQVERTKTRPLAAKSLSIKVGIAVLAVAAICAFLLATYLNPLSFSLCFAAVPVIAIYPACKRVFPLPQLVLAIAWGFAVLIPWAALIGKLDVHTWGLWGATVAWTMGFDTVYAMSDRADDLRVGVKSSAIFFGDYVVGAIALFFALTTALLLWLGWDLQLGYIYLLTCAIAAVVWLWQCVQLSQPEPAPDIYQRIFGQNVAIGFTVLAGMLSAMLVR from the coding sequence ATGACGACTGCTGAGCCTGCATATTCTGAATCTACATTTAGCCAGATCGTGCGCTTACTCCGTTGGCATAAGCCAGCGGGTAGGCTGATCCTAGCGATCCCAGCTCTCTGGTCTTTGGTGCTGGCAGCGAGAACGCAGAGCCAGTTGCCGCCATTGGATCTACTAGCCGTAGTTATAGTTGGCTCCCTTGCTACCAGTGCCGCAGGTTGCGTCATTAACGATCTGTGGGATCGCGATATTGACGTGCAAGTAGAACGCACAAAAACTCGTCCCCTCGCGGCCAAATCGCTCTCAATTAAAGTAGGTATTGCGGTGCTGGCAGTAGCTGCGATCTGTGCTTTTTTACTGGCTACTTACCTCAATCCCCTTAGTTTTAGCCTGTGCTTTGCTGCCGTGCCCGTCATTGCGATCTATCCCGCCTGCAAGCGTGTTTTCCCTTTACCCCAGCTCGTCCTGGCGATCGCCTGGGGATTTGCCGTGCTAATTCCCTGGGCGGCGCTGATCGGTAAGCTAGACGTGCATACCTGGGGGCTATGGGGCGCAACAGTCGCGTGGACGATGGGCTTCGATACGGTCTATGCCATGAGCGATCGCGCCGACGATCTGCGAGTGGGCGTGAAATCGAGCGCTATTTTCTTTGGGGATTATGTAGTGGGCGCGATCGCATTATTTTTCGCCCTTACAACTGCCCTATTACTATGGCTGGGTTGGGATCTGCAATTAGGTTACATTTACCTGCTTACCTGCGCGATCGCCGCTGTAGTCTGGCTGTGGCAGTGCGTGCAACTAAGTCAGCCCGAGCCAGCACCTGATATATATCAACGTATTTTTGGGCAGAATGTGGCGATCGGTTTTACGGTGTTAGCGGGTATGTTAAGCGCAATGCTTGTCAGATAG
- a CDS encoding cyclic nucleotide-binding domain-containing protein — protein MFSHMHERQMHWVRWLLTCGWLSIVASLFYDPWTSALTKPDHPWSPLRLTDVCVRVQGKCLTEQPYPLGATLFWGAIVPSGIFILLVFGHELWRRICPLSFLSQIPRALGWQRQFKRENKQTGKVRYELAKVKPESCLGRNSLYVQFSWLFVGICGRILFFNADRLVLGLWISFTIAAAIAVGYFYGGKSWCQYFCPMAPVQTIFSEPSGLLGSKAHTSDQKITQSMCRTVLPDGTEQSACVACQSPCFDIDSERAYWDGLNKPTESLVRYGYVGLVIGYFVYYYLYAGNWDYYFSGAWNRDPNQLASLMNPGLYLFGQAINIPKLFAVPLVLGGFTAIGVLVGRSIENYAISNRQRYHLNLSPELIRHRLFAICTFGVFNFFFFFAGRPLMQLLPLWVQYGFDVSIVFFSTLWLQKTWRRSRDLYARENLASRFRKQLEKLQLDVSQFLEGRSLADLNANEVYVLAKVLPGFTREKRHEAYKGVLQEALEEGHVNYSNSLEVLQQMRQELGISDDEHREVLEELGIEDPELLNPQRQRTLENQIRLSGYQKSLERLMRLKQRQPDLTTFEPSQQDSIEIRSLQREYGISAEEDDGILRGLSPNADIVQKAEFLLAQLTEWIACDRALHHPSLQRQPAVVTLLRDSVDRKQKPIVQSILKILIALQDSPPALTIAQSLKQRAPQIVIERVNPKLWQNRLHPEIARTLTQPAEFPIPSNPESPTQETLSYLELLRQHDNPLVQATALYAIAQLDTELAQSLARDLRHEPHSLLVRDTAAHLLALPPSPALMDFSKLEKLVYLFNNDFFHLVRTETLMALGDRSEIRTYSLDEAITEAGDTCRELLLSLEGEVKIHYQLADGVRIERLHPGQLLDELEVLTHSNLENTILADSARTRILAISVDAFDDLLVDDPDFARRVLELESQQLQRLMRSTQGTSIS, from the coding sequence ATGTTTTCTCACATGCATGAGCGACAGATGCACTGGGTTCGCTGGTTATTGACGTGCGGGTGGCTCTCGATCGTCGCTTCTTTGTTTTACGATCCCTGGACATCGGCACTAACCAAGCCAGATCATCCCTGGAGTCCCTTGCGACTCACTGATGTATGCGTGCGGGTGCAGGGTAAATGTTTGACAGAACAACCTTACCCCTTGGGAGCAACTCTGTTCTGGGGAGCGATCGTTCCGTCGGGCATCTTTATTTTGCTGGTGTTCGGTCACGAATTGTGGCGGCGAATTTGTCCCTTATCGTTTCTATCCCAAATCCCCCGCGCTCTAGGTTGGCAACGACAGTTCAAACGGGAGAACAAACAAACCGGGAAAGTGCGCTACGAACTGGCAAAGGTTAAACCCGAATCCTGTCTGGGCAGGAACTCTCTCTACGTGCAATTTAGCTGGCTGTTTGTGGGAATATGCGGGCGGATTTTGTTTTTCAACGCCGATCGCCTCGTGCTGGGGTTGTGGATCTCGTTTACGATCGCAGCGGCAATTGCGGTTGGCTACTTTTATGGGGGCAAGTCCTGGTGTCAGTATTTCTGCCCGATGGCACCCGTGCAAACGATTTTTAGCGAACCGAGTGGTTTGTTGGGAAGCAAGGCGCACACGAGCGACCAAAAGATTACCCAATCGATGTGCCGCACGGTTCTGCCGGATGGCACAGAACAAAGTGCTTGTGTGGCCTGTCAAAGTCCTTGTTTTGATATCGATTCCGAACGAGCCTATTGGGATGGACTGAACAAGCCGACAGAATCTCTGGTGCGCTACGGCTACGTGGGCTTGGTAATTGGTTATTTTGTTTATTACTATTTATACGCGGGTAACTGGGATTATTACTTTTCCGGTGCTTGGAATCGCGACCCCAATCAACTCGCTTCCCTGATGAATCCGGGACTCTATCTATTCGGTCAGGCTATCAATATCCCAAAACTGTTCGCGGTGCCGCTGGTGCTGGGCGGGTTTACGGCAATCGGGGTTCTCGTTGGGCGATCGATTGAAAACTATGCAATATCCAATCGTCAGCGGTATCACCTAAATCTGTCCCCCGAACTGATTCGACATCGCCTGTTTGCCATTTGCACCTTTGGTGTTTTCAACTTCTTTTTCTTCTTTGCGGGCCGTCCCCTCATGCAATTGCTGCCGTTGTGGGTGCAATATGGGTTTGATGTCAGTATTGTCTTCTTCAGTACGCTTTGGCTGCAAAAGACCTGGCGGCGCAGTCGAGATCTCTATGCTCGCGAGAATCTCGCCAGTCGATTTCGCAAACAATTGGAGAAATTGCAACTGGACGTTTCGCAGTTCTTAGAGGGCCGTTCTCTTGCGGATCTCAATGCCAATGAAGTGTACGTGTTGGCAAAAGTGCTGCCTGGTTTTACCCGTGAAAAGCGCCACGAAGCATATAAAGGCGTGTTGCAGGAAGCTTTAGAAGAAGGCCATGTGAACTACTCCAACAGTCTGGAGGTTTTGCAGCAAATGCGCCAGGAGTTGGGTATTTCCGATGACGAACACCGTGAGGTGCTAGAAGAATTGGGCATCGAAGACCCAGAATTACTCAACCCACAACGTCAACGGACGTTAGAAAATCAGATTCGCTTAAGCGGCTACCAAAAATCCCTGGAACGATTGATGAGGCTAAAACAAAGACAGCCCGATTTGACAACATTTGAGCCATCTCAGCAAGATTCGATCGAAATTCGCTCCCTGCAACGCGAGTATGGAATTTCGGCAGAAGAAGACGACGGGATTTTGAGAGGGCTTTCTCCCAATGCCGATATAGTTCAAAAAGCTGAATTTTTATTGGCTCAATTAACTGAGTGGATTGCCTGCGATCGCGCCTTGCATCACCCCAGCCTTCAGAGGCAGCCAGCAGTAGTAACACTGTTACGTGACAGCGTAGATCGCAAACAAAAACCGATCGTGCAATCGATTTTGAAAATCCTGATCGCGCTGCAAGATAGTCCACCGGCATTGACGATCGCGCAATCCCTGAAACAGCGCGCTCCCCAAATTGTCATAGAACGGGTGAACCCCAAACTCTGGCAAAATCGCCTGCATCCTGAGATCGCCCGAACTTTGACGCAGCCAGCAGAATTCCCGATTCCCAGCAATCCCGAATCTCCTACTCAAGAAACCTTGAGCTATTTAGAACTTTTACGACAACACGACAATCCTTTGGTACAAGCGACGGCGCTTTATGCGATCGCGCAATTGGATACAGAACTCGCTCAGAGCCTGGCTCGCGATCTGCGGCACGAGCCGCATTCATTGCTTGTCCGAGACACCGCCGCACACCTACTGGCTTTGCCGCCCTCACCTGCCCTCATGGATTTTTCCAAGCTAGAGAAATTGGTTTATTTGTTTAACAACGATTTCTTTCATCTTGTCCGAACCGAAACCTTGATGGCACTTGGCGATCGCTCTGAAATAAGAACTTACTCATTAGACGAAGCGATCACAGAAGCAGGGGATACCTGTCGGGAGTTGCTGTTGTCGCTCGAAGGGGAGGTCAAAATTCACTACCAGCTTGCCGATGGTGTTCGCATCGAAAGGCTGCATCCCGGCCAACTGTTAGATGAATTGGAGGTTTTGACGCACAGCAACCTTGAAAATACCATTCTCGCAGATAGCGCAAGGACTCGTATTTTGGCAATCTCTGTTGATGCCTTCGATGACCTCCTTGTCGATGACCCTGATTTTGCCCGTCGGGTTCTGGAACTCGAAAGTCAGCAACTCCAGCGACTCATGCGATCGACGCAAGGAACATCTATTAGTTAG
- a CDS encoding Calvin cycle protein CP12, translating into MTTNIQEKIQEELQGAREACEANGPGSKECAAAWDAVEELQAEASHQKQEKGKNSLQQYCDDNPDAAECRIYED; encoded by the coding sequence ATGACGACTAACATTCAAGAAAAAATCCAAGAAGAACTTCAAGGCGCTCGCGAAGCTTGCGAAGCTAACGGCCCTGGTTCAAAGGAATGCGCAGCCGCTTGGGACGCGGTAGAAGAATTGCAAGCTGAAGCTTCTCACCAGAAGCAAGAAAAGGGTAAGAACTCACTGCAACAGTACTGCGATGACAATCCAGATGCGGCTGAGTGCCGAATCTATGAAGACTAA
- the secF gene encoding protein translocase subunit SecF translates to MKLDVIKYRHIYLWASTLAILVGLAAMLFSWQQTGLPLKPAIDFTGGNRLTVGLVCESQGNCGPPIDISVVRRVMTEQGFADSVIQLADQEGQKGRGVSVQTGALDELKSAQLRASLEKALSQYGKIDPKRSQTTKVGPAVGKELLNNGLLALLLSFAGIAIYLAVRFQPDYAFFAIVALLHDVLVTVGVFAILGLTIGVEVDSLFIVAMLTIIGFSVNDTVVIYDRIRENLKLIGDKYSFNELVNISVNQTLARSINTTLTALLSLVAIFLFGGATLKYFALALIIGFASGAYSSIFNASILLAWWRNRRNKPTDKALLEADAQ, encoded by the coding sequence ATGAAGCTGGATGTCATTAAATACCGACATATTTATCTCTGGGCATCAACCTTAGCAATCCTGGTGGGTCTTGCCGCCATGCTATTTTCTTGGCAACAAACGGGCTTGCCCTTAAAACCAGCAATTGATTTTACTGGTGGCAACCGCCTCACAGTGGGATTAGTGTGCGAAAGCCAGGGGAACTGCGGCCCGCCCATTGACATATCAGTTGTACGCCGCGTCATGACCGAGCAAGGCTTTGCCGATAGCGTAATTCAGTTGGCAGACCAGGAGGGACAAAAGGGCAGGGGCGTGTCCGTGCAAACAGGTGCCCTGGACGAACTGAAAAGCGCACAGTTACGAGCGTCTCTTGAAAAAGCTCTGAGTCAGTACGGCAAAATCGATCCCAAGCGATCGCAAACTACTAAAGTCGGCCCCGCCGTAGGGAAAGAATTACTGAACAACGGTCTGTTGGCATTACTCCTATCATTTGCAGGCATTGCCATTTATTTGGCGGTGCGATTTCAGCCAGACTATGCCTTCTTTGCGATCGTGGCTTTACTCCACGACGTTCTGGTCACGGTTGGTGTATTTGCCATTCTGGGGCTAACTATAGGTGTGGAAGTTGATAGCTTATTCATCGTGGCCATGCTAACCATTATCGGGTTCTCGGTCAACGATACGGTGGTAATTTACGATCGCATCCGCGAGAATCTCAAACTAATTGGCGATAAATACAGCTTTAACGAGCTAGTCAATATATCCGTCAATCAGACTCTAGCGCGATCGATCAACACGACTTTGACGGCTCTATTATCGCTAGTCGCAATCTTTCTATTTGGCGGTGCGACGCTCAAGTATTTTGCCCTGGCGCTAATTATTGGATTTGCTTCCGGTGCCTATTCCAGCATTTTTAATGCCAGCATTCTACTTGCCTGGTGGCGCAATCGGCGTAACAAGCCCACCGATAAAGCCCTCCTGGAAGCAGATGCACAGTAA
- a CDS encoding ParA family protein, whose amino-acid sequence MTKVLAFTNNKGGTGKSTLCSNSAHLVARNGARVLVIDMTSQTTCSSLFLGKVDTLDESDTILAFLKKRPDKHIEEVIFESPKGLDAVSAHVSMAEAVTQLAAMQMGKEGVLNREIERIKDQYDYIFIDSPGDLNELTANALVPADKIFIPTRLNRTDFQCTETTIRFIQEAENFIGPRKVKVLINMLDDRYKPGGIWANSHTGELYSQAQKTFSDVLSPVTIPDSTDIRTAFDRGLTIVEYKPGEAAAKRIQELVNREVLSV is encoded by the coding sequence ATGACTAAGGTATTAGCATTTACCAACAACAAAGGTGGCACGGGGAAATCTACCCTGTGCTCGAATTCAGCACATCTGGTCGCACGGAATGGAGCCAGAGTACTGGTCATTGACATGACTTCACAGACGACCTGTAGCAGTTTGTTCTTGGGCAAGGTTGACACACTGGATGAGTCTGATACAATCCTGGCGTTCCTAAAGAAACGACCCGATAAACATATTGAGGAGGTTATCTTTGAGTCGCCCAAGGGACTTGATGCAGTTTCTGCCCATGTCTCGATGGCAGAGGCAGTTACGCAGCTAGCAGCTATGCAGATGGGCAAAGAGGGAGTACTTAATCGTGAAATTGAAAGGATCAAAGATCAGTACGACTACATATTCATTGACAGCCCTGGCGATCTCAATGAATTAACAGCGAACGCGCTGGTGCCGGCTGACAAGATATTTATTCCAACTCGGCTAAATCGCACCGATTTTCAATGCACCGAAACAACCATTCGTTTTATTCAGGAGGCAGAGAATTTTATCGGGCCGCGCAAAGTCAAAGTTTTGATTAATATGTTGGACGATCGCTATAAGCCAGGAGGAATTTGGGCGAACTCCCATACCGGCGAGCTTTACAGTCAGGCTCAGAAAACCTTTAGTGACGTGCTCTCGCCCGTGACGATTCCTGATAGCACTGATATTCGTACTGCCTTCGATCGCGGCTTGACAATCGTGGAATATAAACCTGGTGAAGCAGCCGCAAAACGCATCCAAGAACTAGTAAACCGTGAGGTGTTAAGTGTCTGA
- a CDS encoding IS5 family transposase, with protein MNYIIAQTLPAAHFKRRFGIETNTFKAIVKVLKPEWRATPTPGAKPKLGLEDRILVAFEYWREYRTYFHIATSWGISESTVCRIVHWVEETLIRSRRFRLPGKRQLVRGFGIPTVAIVDVTETRIERPKRHQRAFYSGKQKGHTLKCQLIIDALTGQIICTFFGKGRRHDFKLFKASGIHFHPQTESLQDKGYQGIQKLHLYCRLPHKKPKGGQLTPEQKAFNRQLARQRVGIEHVNRRLKIFRILSGRYRNRRHRFGLRCNLIAGLYNFERSQGSSVG; from the coding sequence ATGAACTATATAATAGCGCAAACCCTACCTGCTGCACACTTTAAGCGTCGATTTGGTATCGAGACTAATACGTTCAAAGCAATTGTGAAAGTGCTTAAACCAGAGTGGCGAGCAACGCCAACACCTGGAGCCAAGCCTAAACTCGGACTAGAAGACCGCATATTGGTTGCCTTCGAGTATTGGCGGGAATATCGCACCTACTTTCACATCGCCACTAGTTGGGGCATCAGCGAGTCTACAGTTTGTCGAATAGTGCATTGGGTAGAGGAGACTTTAATCCGCTCACGTCGCTTTCGACTACCTGGGAAGCGCCAGTTGGTGCGGGGCTTTGGGATACCTACAGTCGCGATCGTTGATGTGACTGAAACTCGCATTGAGCGTCCTAAGCGGCACCAACGTGCCTTTTATAGCGGCAAACAGAAAGGGCACACGCTCAAATGTCAACTCATAATTGACGCTCTTACTGGGCAGATTATCTGTACGTTTTTCGGCAAGGGGCGACGGCATGATTTCAAGCTGTTCAAAGCTTCTGGCATCCATTTCCATCCTCAAACCGAGAGTTTGCAGGACAAGGGTTATCAAGGCATCCAGAAACTGCATCTCTACTGCCGCTTACCCCACAAGAAACCGAAAGGTGGTCAGCTTACGCCTGAGCAGAAAGCGTTCAACCGCCAACTTGCGCGCCAACGGGTTGGCATTGAGCATGTTAATCGCCGCTTGAAGATCTTCCGCATCTTATCTGGACGCTATCGCAATCGTCGTCACCGCTTTGGTTTGCGTTGCAATCTAATTGCTGGTCTCTACAATTTTGAACGCTCTCAAGGCTCCTCAGTTGGCTAA
- the chlG gene encoding chlorophyll synthase ChlG — protein sequence MSAPSPEIAPETTEMSNSARTRQMLGMKGADVQETSIWKIRLQLMKPITWIPLIWGVVCGAASSGNYTWTLENVAIAAACMLMSGPLLAGYTQTMNDFYDREIDAINEPYRPIPSGAIPLQQAISQIWILLLAGLAVAFGLDLWAGHDFPIMTALAIGGSFVSFIYSAPPLKLKQNGWLGNYALGASYIALPWWAGHALFGELNWTVVALTLFYSLAGLGIAVVNDFKSVEGDRALGLKSLPVMFGVETAALISATMIDVFQIGIAVYLVFVGEQLLASLLLLLVIPQITFQDMYFLRDPLKNDVKYQASAQPFLVIGMLVAGIAMGHAGI from the coding sequence ATGTCAGCCCCATCACCTGAAATCGCTCCTGAAACAACTGAAATGAGTAATAGCGCCCGTACCCGACAAATGCTTGGTATGAAAGGTGCCGACGTGCAAGAAACTTCCATCTGGAAAATCCGCCTGCAACTCATGAAGCCAATTACCTGGATTCCGCTGATCTGGGGGGTAGTGTGCGGGGCGGCTTCATCTGGTAACTACACCTGGACGTTGGAAAATGTGGCGATCGCCGCTGCTTGTATGCTGATGTCGGGGCCGTTGCTAGCTGGCTATACCCAAACCATGAACGACTTTTACGATCGCGAGATCGATGCCATTAACGAACCCTATCGCCCCATTCCCTCAGGTGCTATCCCTCTCCAGCAAGCGATCTCCCAAATCTGGATTTTGTTATTGGCGGGTCTGGCTGTCGCATTTGGGCTGGATCTGTGGGCCGGGCACGATTTTCCGATTATGACCGCTCTGGCGATCGGCGGCTCTTTCGTTTCCTTTATTTATTCTGCGCCGCCTCTGAAGCTCAAGCAAAATGGTTGGTTGGGTAACTATGCCCTCGGGGCTAGCTACATCGCCCTACCCTGGTGGGCGGGACACGCCTTGTTTGGCGAATTGAACTGGACAGTAGTAGCACTGACGCTGTTTTATAGTTTGGCAGGTCTGGGGATTGCGGTGGTGAATGACTTTAAGAGTGTTGAAGGCGATCGCGCTCTTGGGTTAAAATCGCTGCCCGTGATGTTTGGCGTTGAAACAGCCGCCTTAATTTCCGCCACAATGATTGATGTTTTCCAAATCGGTATTGCCGTTTATCTGGTGTTTGTTGGCGAACAGCTACTTGCCAGCCTGCTCTTACTGCTAGTGATTCCCCAAATTACATTTCAGGATATGTACTTCCTGCGCGACCCGCTCAAAAATGACGTGAAATACCAAGCTAGCGCCCAGCCTTTTCTGGTCATCGGTATGCTGGTAGCGGGCATTGCCATGGGTCATGCGGGGATTTAA
- a CDS encoding cation:proton antiporter gives MIEASLQEVLIEENLKRFLLVLSIALSVAILPQVFSWLRRIPYTLLLVIVGLGLALADVRLIELSPELILLIFLPPLLFEASWNLKWTMLKRDLIPISLYASLGVFITIAGIAISLNQFVGFSLTTALLIGASLSATDPVSVTALFRSLGVGKRLTTLMEGESLFNDGVAVVAFGFLAAFSQGAANLALQPILTQLIAVVGIGLAVGGLIGFGTSYLTQRLDLPLVEQSLTLVVAYSAFVISEELGGSGVIGVVTTGLILGNFGSLIGMSPRTRIIVSEFWEFLAFFVNSIVFLLIGTQVRFANLGENLGAIAAAIAAIILTRAIVIYGLGGLSNYFAHSAIPLPKQTVLWWGGLRGAVTIALVLSVPDSFAGREVVIATVFGTVLFTLLVQGLTIQPMLQKLNLLGDQSIRQQYLAVIARQAALRRVRQRLSDVEQQLGVESKFYLKQVWLVEEELTRLQAEIEQLQTNYPDLQTIVAEQLQAELLSIEADTYAEFVRLGRLNQELPLFLRVETIEESS, from the coding sequence ATGATAGAGGCAAGTCTACAGGAAGTTCTCATCGAAGAGAACTTGAAGCGATTTTTACTCGTGCTTTCGATAGCTTTGAGCGTGGCAATCCTACCACAGGTTTTTAGCTGGCTTCGTCGAATTCCCTATACATTGCTACTGGTGATTGTGGGATTAGGACTTGCTTTGGCAGATGTGCGATTGATCGAACTCTCGCCCGAATTGATTCTATTAATTTTTCTACCGCCTTTGCTATTTGAAGCATCATGGAACCTGAAATGGACAATGTTAAAGCGGGATTTAATTCCAATTTCTCTTTATGCGAGCCTGGGTGTTTTCATTACCATTGCAGGGATTGCCATTAGCCTAAATCAATTCGTCGGTTTTTCTTTGACAACTGCGTTATTGATAGGTGCCAGCCTATCTGCAACCGATCCTGTCTCGGTGACGGCTTTGTTCCGATCTCTGGGTGTTGGCAAGCGACTAACGACTTTGATGGAAGGAGAAAGTTTGTTTAATGATGGGGTGGCAGTAGTTGCCTTTGGATTTCTGGCGGCATTCTCTCAGGGAGCTGCAAATTTAGCGCTTCAGCCCATTTTGACTCAGTTGATTGCGGTAGTTGGGATTGGGTTGGCGGTTGGCGGACTGATTGGATTTGGGACATCTTATCTAACCCAGAGGCTTGATTTACCGCTAGTGGAGCAGTCGTTAACTCTAGTTGTTGCCTATAGCGCTTTCGTGATTTCGGAAGAATTAGGGGGATCGGGGGTGATTGGGGTAGTTACCACGGGACTCATCTTAGGCAACTTTGGCTCTCTTATCGGCATGAGTCCTCGTACCCGTATCATTGTGAGTGAGTTTTGGGAATTTTTAGCTTTTTTCGTGAATTCGATTGTCTTCTTGCTCATTGGTACTCAAGTTCGCTTTGCGAATTTGGGTGAAAATTTGGGCGCGATCGCTGCAGCGATCGCCGCGATAATTTTGACTCGGGCGATCGTTATTTACGGACTGGGGGGATTGAGCAACTATTTCGCGCATTCTGCTATTCCCTTACCCAAACAGACTGTGTTGTGGTGGGGAGGATTACGGGGTGCCGTGACCATTGCCTTGGTATTGAGCGTGCCCGATAGCTTTGCGGGACGTGAGGTGGTAATTGCAACTGTTTTTGGAACCGTGCTATTTACGCTACTCGTCCAAGGTCTGACGATTCAACCCATGCTCCAAAAACTTAATCTGCTGGGCGACCAATCGATACGCCAGCAGTATTTAGCGGTCATTGCCCGTCAGGCTGCTTTGAGACGAGTGCGGCAAAGATTGAGCGACGTAGAGCAGCAGCTCGGTGTCGAGTCTAAATTTTATCTCAAGCAAGTATGGTTGGTTGAGGAAGAGCTAACCCGACTACAAGCCGAAATTGAACAGCTTCAGACAAACTACCCTGACCTCCAGACGATCGTTGCGGAGCAACTGCAAGCAGAACTTCTGTCCATCGAGGCTGACACCTACGCTGAGTTTGTGAGATTGGGGCGATTGAATCAAGAATTGCCTCTCTTTTTGAGGGTTGAGACCATAGAAGAGTCATCCTAG